A stretch of the Lolium perenne isolate Kyuss_39 chromosome 3, Kyuss_2.0, whole genome shotgun sequence genome encodes the following:
- the LOC127343969 gene encoding octanoyltransferase LIP2, mitochondrial isoform X3 yields the protein MRRSAMALRSTADRCFGHHSPLTNVIQSTFSANACSRWGSLARTFSAKPIGNEVIGIDLGTTNSCVSVMEGKSAKVIENSEGTRTTPSVVAFSQKGERLVGTPAKRQSVTNPQNTFFGTKRMIGLGRRLTCNRSRGEIHPAAEMSGGGARRVLEAWRLGVVKYGDALKLQERLVAERRAGRVPDLVLSLQHPPTYTFGKRRTDHNLLVPESSLGALGAELHRTERGGDVTFHGPRQAVLYPILSLRDVGLGARRYVEGLEAAMVEVASLYGVEARPGGRCTGVWVGDRKIGAIGVRISSGFTSHGLAFNIDPDLGYFKHIVPCGIANKDVTSLRQEAKVELPPDEVIHHQLVQSLAKTFRFSHVEVKDDSECTEMVYSAAAQQ from the exons ATGCGGCGATCGGCGATGGCGCTCCGCTCGACGGCGGACCGGTGCTTCGGCCACCACTCACCG TTGACAAACGTTATCCAATCAACGTTCAGTGCAAATGCTTGCTCAAGATGGGGAAGTCTTGCAAGAACTTTCAG TGCAAAACCAATTGGAAATGAGGTTATTGGAATTGATTTGGGGACAACGAATTCCTGTGTTTCTGTTATGGAGGGAAAG AGTGCAAAAGTGATAGAGAATTCAGAAGGCACTAGGACGACACCATCAGTTGTTGCTTTCAGTCAAAAGGGGGAGCGGCTTGTTGGAACTCCGGCCAAACGTCAATCTGTGACAAACCCACAGAATACCTTCTTTGGTACGAAGCGTATGATAGGACTTGGTCGTCGTCTAACTTGCAACCGAAGCCGAGGGGAAATCCACCCAGCGGCGGAGATGagtggcggtggcgcgaggagggTTCTGGAGGCGTGGAGGCTCGGGGTGGTCAAGTACGGCGACGCCCTCAAGCTCCAGGAGCGGCTCGTCGCCGAACGGCGGGCCGGCCGGGTCCCGGACCTCGTCCTCTCGCTGCAGCACCCGCCGACCTACACCTTTGGCAAGCGCCGCACTGACCACAACCTGCTGGTGCCGGAGTCCAGCCTGGGGGCCCTCGGCGCCGAGCTCCACCGCACGGAGCGGGGCGGCGACGTCACCTTCCACGGCCCGCGCCAGGCCGTGCTCTACCCCATCCTCTCGCTCCGGGACGTCGGCCTCGGCGCGCGGAGGTACGTTGAGGGGCTCGAGGCCGCCATGGTCGAGGTCGCCTCGCTCTACGGCGTCGAGGCGCGGCCGGGGGGCCGCTGCACCGGCGTCTGGGTCGGGGACAGGAAGATCGGGGCCATCGGGGTCAGGATCTCCTCCGGGTTCACCTCCCATGGCCTCGCCTTCAACATCGATCCTGATTTGGGCTACTTCAAGCACATCGTGCCATGCGGCATCGCCAACAAGGATGTCACGTCGCTGCGGCAGGAGGCAAAAGTGGAACTCCCTCCTGACGAGGTGATCCATCATCAGCTCGTGCAGAGCTTGGCCAAAACCTTCCGGTTCAGCCATGTTGAAGTCAAGGATGATTCCGAGTGCACAGAGATGGTTTACTCAGCTGCTGCGCAACAATGA